CTTAACTTTTTGACGGAGGTTTCTATGACCGTAAAACTCAAAGCACATTACGACGGCAAGGTTCTTCATCCTCATGAACACCTTGCAATCAAGCCTGGCACGGAAGTCACGATAACAGTGGAGTCTGCTGATGCAGTTAAGGGCAAGGAGTACAGCTTCCTCGACACGGCGCTGAGTATGGATCTCGCATTACCGCCGGACTTCTCATCACGGCTTGACGACTATCTCTATCGTGGCAGCAATGGAGATTCCCAATAGGGTTTTTCTTGATACCACATATGCAATGGCCCTCGCATCAAAGCAGGATCAATACCACGATCGTGCTCTTGCGCTCATTCGTGAGATAAAGGCTCGCAAAGTACGTCTTCTTACAACTCGCGCAGTCCTGATTGAAATCGGAAACGGCCTTTCCAAACTTCACCTTCGAAGGAACGGTCAATCCTTCTTGCTTCCCTTGAGCGTGATCCGATGGTGGATATCCGGGATGCTACACAAAACAGTACGACTCAGCATTACAGCTCTACTCAAGTCATCTTGACAAGGAATGGGGAATGACGGATTGTATTTCGTTCGTCGTCATGAAGGACGAAGGACTTCGTGAGGCTTTGACGGCTGATGAGCATTTCGTTCAGGCAGGGTTCACGGCGCTGATGAAATAGCCGGAATTTTGCACGCCTCTCTACCTCGAATAGCGAATAGAAACCTCATTGGAACACGAGACCCTCGCGTCGACGCCTACATCGCAAAGTCCGCCGACTTTGCCAAACCGATTCTCGAACACATCCGCTCGCTTGTGCACAAGGCATGTCCTGATGTGCAGGAGACGATGAAGTGGAGCTTCCCGCATTTTGATTACAAGGGAATGTTGTGCAGTATGGCGGCATTCAAGCAGCACTGCGCGTTCGGGTTCTGGAAAGCATCATTGATGAACGATCCGGACAATATTCTCTCTTTGACCCGTGCAGAAGCCATGGGACACTTCGGGAAGATCACAAGCCCGAAAGATCTTCCTTCCGATAAAATCATGATCAAATACATCAAGGAAGCGGCAAGACTCAATGATGAGGGCGTCAAGGTTGTCAAGGAAAAAGCCGCGCTGAAGAGGCAAACGAAAACTCCCCGAGATTTTCTTGCTGCGTTGAAGAAGAACAAAACTGCGTTGACACATTTTGAGCGTTTTCCGCCTTCACACAAAAGAGAGTATGTGGAGTGGATCGTCGAAGCAAAACGGCCCGAAACGCGGGAGAAACGTGTTGCCATTGCGATTGCATGGCTTTCAGAGGGCAAGAGTCGTAACTGGAAGTACGAGAAGAGCTTGACAGGGGGGAACGCAGAGAACACCGGGTTGGCGCAGCGTACATAGCCCTGCATGAAGTAATCACCCCTTCCGGCCCGGTTCGGACATCCCGGCTGCACGGCAGAGCGTTTCGAGAATCACTTCAGCATTATGCCTGAGACTGAACTCACGCTCCGCTTTCTTGCGGGCGTTCGCGCCGAACTCGCGGCGCATTGCCGGGTTGCGAATCAAACGCAACATCCTGTCGGCAAGAGCGTCCTCATCCTCCCCAGGAATGAGAAAACCGGTACTTCCCTCCTCGATCATCTCATCGATGCTTCCAAGTTCCGTCGCAACTACGGGTAGCTTCATCGCCATAGCTTCCATGATGGCAAGAGGGAAGAAGTCGGCCCGCGTCGGAAGAACGAAGAGGTCGGCATGTTTGTACAGGTGTACCAGTTGCGGACTGTTGGGAAGAACGTGGGTATGCACAATAACATTCGGCGGCACGTTTTCAACGACGCTGTTTGTTACAAGATGAAAGTCGCATCCGGCAAACGGCTCCAGTCGTGCAAGATTGCACAGCAAATCACCCCCTTTGCGCAGGAACTGGTTCCCGACAAACAAGATTCGTGTCCGTGTGGAAGCCGACACTATATCGTTCGTCCAGAGATCGAGGTCAACACCCGGCGCCAACACCCGTATCTTTTCCTCGTCAACTCGGTAATCTTCCATCAACGACTTCTTTACCCAGTTTGACCACGGGAGAAGGAACGTCGTATGCCGGTAGGTTTTTCGTGTCCGGCGGAATTTCATTTGTTCGATGATGTTCATCCTGCCCGAAGGGGGAACGCCGTACCAGGCATTGTGCTGCTCCATCAATCGCGGAGTCACATCCATC
Above is a genomic segment from Bacteroidota bacterium containing:
- a CDS encoding YdeI/OmpD-associated family protein, which produces MGTRDPRVDAYIAKSADFAKPILEHIRSLVHKACPDVQETMKWSFPHFDYKGMLCSMAAFKQHCAFGFWKASLMNDPDNILSLTRAEAMGHFGKITSPKDLPSDKIMIKYIKEAARLNDEGVKVVKEKAALKRQTKTPRDFLAALKKNKTALTHFERFPPSHKREYVEWIVEAKRPETREKRVAIAIAWLSEGKSRNWKYEKSLTGGNAENTGLAQRT
- a CDS encoding glycosyltransferase family 4 protein, whose amino-acid sequence is MMNSPAENTTSNGGGRRPSLLFTGMWFGGTATVLQNLRKIISAHSEIDSTWIPIEPEPPELFARVPPVSMNWTLRGGMIARSRIMKQEKSGKRFDAAYFNDHIPASFIDGFRSRVPSVMAMDVTPRLMEQHNAWYGVPPSGRMNIIEQMKFRRTRKTYRHTTFLLPWSNWVKKSLMEDYRVDEEKIRVLAPGVDLDLWTNDIVSASTRTRILFVGNQFLRKGGDLLCNLARLEPFAGCDFHLVTNSVVENVPPNVIVHTHVLPNSPQLVHLYKHADLFVLPTRADFFPLAIMEAMAMKLPVVATELGSIDEMIEEGSTGFLIPGEDEDALADRMLRLIRNPAMRREFGANARKKAEREFSLRHNAEVILETLCRAAGMSEPGRKG